One region of Zingiber officinale cultivar Zhangliang chromosome 7B, Zo_v1.1, whole genome shotgun sequence genomic DNA includes:
- the LOC122006036 gene encoding probable E3 ubiquitin-protein ligase HIP1 isoform X3, whose translation MDQRHSSHPSHMYKTDRERMQNHQQHDHQLNLGNSSMFPVENTGTNGVNLVTHFNPHLGPYNHQSGNFHCQVPANVPANAETSYDEYTHFPYGGIISQHPQHTMQHGFLHNQYAMGDIRRNANPVIQMEYERAPYKRKDPANFMFPQRENRNKYYHAGSSSNATTSTEISQAKPTYDSQRWPCDPASFIHSCSSHDSSNSRNASQRNVRSRYDTTIHLENISSGIRSSTNLSHQVQSITITPNANMGGQWNHDIFINPNTRSSSSETSSFNHDINHSFVANCGTTNNMDISGGYRSILPMQYGDSSRGRMVSLSIHDQRTAHGVNPSYMAMDLAITQDSRLQRVESAVRAMRPTALSLVHRNNGRYGRTSRSNRVLSFLDEDASRISQMAEGVAVMDHSAFYHPMHFIDQHRGMRLDIDNMSYEELLALEERIGYVSVGLSVDAIRSCLRETLFCSDQTEDDHEEDGCPICLEEYKDRETLGQLNCKHIFHSSCVKKWLLIKNICPICKASALEDASKEK comes from the exons ATGGACCAGAGGCACTCAAGTCATCCAAGTCACATGTACAAAACGGATCGTGAGAGGATGCAGAATCATCAGCAGCATGATCATCAGTTGAACTTGG GAAATTCTTCTATGTTTCCAGTGGAAAATACTGGAACCAATGGAGTGAACCTGGTCACTCATTTCAACCCTCATTTGGGGCCATATAACCATCAATCTGGCAATTTTCATTGTCAGGTTCCAGCGAATGTGCCAGCTAATGCAGAAACATCTTATGATGAATATACACATTTTCCTTATGGTGGAATCATTAGTCAACATCCACAACATACTATGCAGCATGGATTTTTGCATAACCAATATGCAATGGGGGATATTAGGAGGAATGCCAATCCAGTCATTCAAATGGAGTATGAACGAGCaccttataaaagaaaagatccCGCAAACTTCATGTTTCCTCAAAGGGAAAACAGAAACAAATATTACCATGCTGGAAGTTCTTCCAATGCAACAACTTCAACTGAAATTTCACAGGCAAAACCTACTTATGATTCACAGCGCTGGCCTTGTGATCCTGCTAGCTTTATTCATAGTTGTAGTAGTCATGATTCATCAAATTCTAGGAATGCTTCTCAGAGAAACGTTAGGAGTCGGTATGATACAACTATTCACTTGGAGAACATCTCATCTGGAATCAGATCAAGTACCAACTTATCTCATCAAGTTCAATCAATTACAATTACTCCAAATGCCAACATGGGAGGCCAGTGGAATCATGACATATTTATAAATCCTAATACGAGGTCCTCTTCTTCAG AAACTAGCTCCTTCAATCATGATATCAACCATAGTTTTGTTGCAAACTGTGGCACCACTAACAATATGGACATTAGTGGAGGCTACCGCTCCATTCTGCCGATGCAGTATGGTGACTCATCACGAGGTAGGATGGTGTCTCTAAGTATCCATGATCAGCGAACAGCTCACGGAGTGAATCCTAGCTACATGGCCATGGATTTAGCAATAACACAAGATTCCAGATTGCAGAGAGTGGAATCTGCTGTGCGCGCCATGCGTCCAACTGCATTGTCACTAGTTCATCGGAATAATGGGAGATATGGAAGAACAAGTCGTTCTAACAGAGTCCTTTCATTCTTGGACGAGGATGCTTCTCGTATTAGTCAGATGGCCGAG GGAGTAGCTGTGATGGATCACTCTGCCTTTTACCATCCAATGCATTTTATTGATCAACACCGAGGTATGCGACTGGACATAGACAACATGAGCTATGAG GAATTGCTTGCTTTGGAGGAGAGAATAGGCTATGTGAGTGTTGGTTTATCTGTAGATGCCATCAGAAGTTGCTTGAGGGAGACACTTTTCTGCTCGGATCAGACTGAAGATGACCATGAAGAAGATGGCTGCCCAATATGCCTG GAAGAATATAAAGATCGCGAAACTCTTGGGCAATTGAACTGCAAACACATTTTCCATTCCAGTTGTGTAAAGAAGTGGCTGCTGATCAAGAACATCTGCCCGATCTGCAAAGCCTCTGCTCTGGAAGACGCTTCAAAggaaaaatag
- the LOC122006036 gene encoding probable E3 ubiquitin-protein ligase HIP1 isoform X1 — translation MHEALFSLFLKLTYLLMETGSMDQRHSSHPSHMYKTDRERMQNHQQHDHQLNLGNSSMFPVENTGTNGVNLVTHFNPHLGPYNHQSGNFHCQVPANVPANAETSYDEYTHFPYGGIISQHPQHTMQHGFLHNQYAMGDIRRNANPVIQMEYERAPYKRKDPANFMFPQRENRNKYYHAGSSSNATTSTEISQAKPTYDSQRWPCDPASFIHSCSSHDSSNSRNASQRNVRSRYDTTIHLENISSGIRSSTNLSHQVQSITITPNANMGGQWNHDIFINPNTRSSSSETSSFNHDINHSFVANCGTTNNMDISGGYRSILPMQYGDSSRGRMVSLSIHDQRTAHGVNPSYMAMDLAITQDSRLQRVESAVRAMRPTALSLVHRNNGRYGRTSRSNRVLSFLDEDASRISQMAEGVAVMDHSAFYHPMHFIDQHRGMRLDIDNMSYEELLALEERIGYVSVGLSVDAIRSCLRETLFCSDQTEDDHEEDGCPICLEEYKDRETLGQLNCKHIFHSSCVKKWLLIKNICPICKASALEDASKEK, via the exons ATGCATGAAGCCCTATTTTCTCTTTTCCTGAAGCTAACTTACCTTTTGATGGAAACAGGTAGTATGGACCAGAGGCACTCAAGTCATCCAAGTCACATGTACAAAACGGATCGTGAGAGGATGCAGAATCATCAGCAGCATGATCATCAGTTGAACTTGG GAAATTCTTCTATGTTTCCAGTGGAAAATACTGGAACCAATGGAGTGAACCTGGTCACTCATTTCAACCCTCATTTGGGGCCATATAACCATCAATCTGGCAATTTTCATTGTCAGGTTCCAGCGAATGTGCCAGCTAATGCAGAAACATCTTATGATGAATATACACATTTTCCTTATGGTGGAATCATTAGTCAACATCCACAACATACTATGCAGCATGGATTTTTGCATAACCAATATGCAATGGGGGATATTAGGAGGAATGCCAATCCAGTCATTCAAATGGAGTATGAACGAGCaccttataaaagaaaagatccCGCAAACTTCATGTTTCCTCAAAGGGAAAACAGAAACAAATATTACCATGCTGGAAGTTCTTCCAATGCAACAACTTCAACTGAAATTTCACAGGCAAAACCTACTTATGATTCACAGCGCTGGCCTTGTGATCCTGCTAGCTTTATTCATAGTTGTAGTAGTCATGATTCATCAAATTCTAGGAATGCTTCTCAGAGAAACGTTAGGAGTCGGTATGATACAACTATTCACTTGGAGAACATCTCATCTGGAATCAGATCAAGTACCAACTTATCTCATCAAGTTCAATCAATTACAATTACTCCAAATGCCAACATGGGAGGCCAGTGGAATCATGACATATTTATAAATCCTAATACGAGGTCCTCTTCTTCAG AAACTAGCTCCTTCAATCATGATATCAACCATAGTTTTGTTGCAAACTGTGGCACCACTAACAATATGGACATTAGTGGAGGCTACCGCTCCATTCTGCCGATGCAGTATGGTGACTCATCACGAGGTAGGATGGTGTCTCTAAGTATCCATGATCAGCGAACAGCTCACGGAGTGAATCCTAGCTACATGGCCATGGATTTAGCAATAACACAAGATTCCAGATTGCAGAGAGTGGAATCTGCTGTGCGCGCCATGCGTCCAACTGCATTGTCACTAGTTCATCGGAATAATGGGAGATATGGAAGAACAAGTCGTTCTAACAGAGTCCTTTCATTCTTGGACGAGGATGCTTCTCGTATTAGTCAGATGGCCGAG GGAGTAGCTGTGATGGATCACTCTGCCTTTTACCATCCAATGCATTTTATTGATCAACACCGAGGTATGCGACTGGACATAGACAACATGAGCTATGAG GAATTGCTTGCTTTGGAGGAGAGAATAGGCTATGTGAGTGTTGGTTTATCTGTAGATGCCATCAGAAGTTGCTTGAGGGAGACACTTTTCTGCTCGGATCAGACTGAAGATGACCATGAAGAAGATGGCTGCCCAATATGCCTG GAAGAATATAAAGATCGCGAAACTCTTGGGCAATTGAACTGCAAACACATTTTCCATTCCAGTTGTGTAAAGAAGTGGCTGCTGATCAAGAACATCTGCCCGATCTGCAAAGCCTCTGCTCTGGAAGACGCTTCAAAggaaaaatag
- the LOC122006036 gene encoding probable E3 ubiquitin-protein ligase HIP1 isoform X2, with the protein MQNSYKHKGSMDQRHSSHPSHMYKTDRERMQNHQQHDHQLNLGNSSMFPVENTGTNGVNLVTHFNPHLGPYNHQSGNFHCQVPANVPANAETSYDEYTHFPYGGIISQHPQHTMQHGFLHNQYAMGDIRRNANPVIQMEYERAPYKRKDPANFMFPQRENRNKYYHAGSSSNATTSTEISQAKPTYDSQRWPCDPASFIHSCSSHDSSNSRNASQRNVRSRYDTTIHLENISSGIRSSTNLSHQVQSITITPNANMGGQWNHDIFINPNTRSSSSETSSFNHDINHSFVANCGTTNNMDISGGYRSILPMQYGDSSRGRMVSLSIHDQRTAHGVNPSYMAMDLAITQDSRLQRVESAVRAMRPTALSLVHRNNGRYGRTSRSNRVLSFLDEDASRISQMAEGVAVMDHSAFYHPMHFIDQHRGMRLDIDNMSYEELLALEERIGYVSVGLSVDAIRSCLRETLFCSDQTEDDHEEDGCPICLEEYKDRETLGQLNCKHIFHSSCVKKWLLIKNICPICKASALEDASKEK; encoded by the exons ATGCAAAATAGCTATAAGCACAAAG GTAGTATGGACCAGAGGCACTCAAGTCATCCAAGTCACATGTACAAAACGGATCGTGAGAGGATGCAGAATCATCAGCAGCATGATCATCAGTTGAACTTGG GAAATTCTTCTATGTTTCCAGTGGAAAATACTGGAACCAATGGAGTGAACCTGGTCACTCATTTCAACCCTCATTTGGGGCCATATAACCATCAATCTGGCAATTTTCATTGTCAGGTTCCAGCGAATGTGCCAGCTAATGCAGAAACATCTTATGATGAATATACACATTTTCCTTATGGTGGAATCATTAGTCAACATCCACAACATACTATGCAGCATGGATTTTTGCATAACCAATATGCAATGGGGGATATTAGGAGGAATGCCAATCCAGTCATTCAAATGGAGTATGAACGAGCaccttataaaagaaaagatccCGCAAACTTCATGTTTCCTCAAAGGGAAAACAGAAACAAATATTACCATGCTGGAAGTTCTTCCAATGCAACAACTTCAACTGAAATTTCACAGGCAAAACCTACTTATGATTCACAGCGCTGGCCTTGTGATCCTGCTAGCTTTATTCATAGTTGTAGTAGTCATGATTCATCAAATTCTAGGAATGCTTCTCAGAGAAACGTTAGGAGTCGGTATGATACAACTATTCACTTGGAGAACATCTCATCTGGAATCAGATCAAGTACCAACTTATCTCATCAAGTTCAATCAATTACAATTACTCCAAATGCCAACATGGGAGGCCAGTGGAATCATGACATATTTATAAATCCTAATACGAGGTCCTCTTCTTCAG AAACTAGCTCCTTCAATCATGATATCAACCATAGTTTTGTTGCAAACTGTGGCACCACTAACAATATGGACATTAGTGGAGGCTACCGCTCCATTCTGCCGATGCAGTATGGTGACTCATCACGAGGTAGGATGGTGTCTCTAAGTATCCATGATCAGCGAACAGCTCACGGAGTGAATCCTAGCTACATGGCCATGGATTTAGCAATAACACAAGATTCCAGATTGCAGAGAGTGGAATCTGCTGTGCGCGCCATGCGTCCAACTGCATTGTCACTAGTTCATCGGAATAATGGGAGATATGGAAGAACAAGTCGTTCTAACAGAGTCCTTTCATTCTTGGACGAGGATGCTTCTCGTATTAGTCAGATGGCCGAG GGAGTAGCTGTGATGGATCACTCTGCCTTTTACCATCCAATGCATTTTATTGATCAACACCGAGGTATGCGACTGGACATAGACAACATGAGCTATGAG GAATTGCTTGCTTTGGAGGAGAGAATAGGCTATGTGAGTGTTGGTTTATCTGTAGATGCCATCAGAAGTTGCTTGAGGGAGACACTTTTCTGCTCGGATCAGACTGAAGATGACCATGAAGAAGATGGCTGCCCAATATGCCTG GAAGAATATAAAGATCGCGAAACTCTTGGGCAATTGAACTGCAAACACATTTTCCATTCCAGTTGTGTAAAGAAGTGGCTGCTGATCAAGAACATCTGCCCGATCTGCAAAGCCTCTGCTCTGGAAGACGCTTCAAAggaaaaatag